DNA sequence from the Geobacter sp. AOG2 genome:
AACAAGTTCGAGGCGAGGCAGCAAACGGTGCTGGACATGATCTTCAGTTCCCTCAGTAAAAAGACCGCAGGCAGGTAATACCGAGAACCGCTTTATATCACGGTCCGTAGCGCCATCCCCCCCAAAAATCATAATTGCAAAACCTGCTGAGAGGTATAAAATCGTATCGTCCGCCACGATGGCGGGCAGCTTCTTTCATCCCCATTGAAAAATCCCAAGGAGGTCGAGAGTGCAGAGACGAACCATATATCTGGTGGTGGCAGCCCTGATGGCCCTCGTGTTGAACGGTTGCGTCTCCCAGAGCAAGTACCAGATGAAGGAGGATGAGGCCAAAGGGCTATCGAGCGAGCTTGGCGACCTTAAACAGCGATACGGGAAGCTGAGCGCCGACAATAGCGCGTTGAAGGACGAGTTTGACAAGCTGAAGGCCGAGGCCGCCGGTTTGGCCAAGGACAAGCAGGCACTCACCAAGGATAAGAACGAACTGGAGCAGGTGCTTAAGGCTAAAGCCGACACCCTTTCGAAGAATATCAGCGATCTGCGCCAGAAGGTTGCCGATCTGGAGGGGGAGAACGGGCAGCTCAGGGGCGAGATTGCCGCTCTCCAGAAGGCCAAGGAAGAGAAGGTCAAGGAGGTCAGCAGTACCTACGAACACCTGCTGGAGAACATGAAGAGCGAGATCGCCCAAGGGCAGGTGACCATCTCGGAGTTGAAGGGAAAATTGACCGTCAACATGGAAGCCGCCATCCTGTTTGATTCCGGCAGGGCCGATGTCAAGCCGGACGGTATCGCCATCCTGCTCAAGATGGTCCCGACCCTGAAAGAGGTCAGGGATAAGTCGATCCGCATTGAGGGGCACACCGATGACGTACCGATCAGGTCGGCCCAGTTTCCCTCGAATTGGGAACTTTCCGCAGCCCGCGCCATCAACGTAGCCAAATACCTGCAACAGCAGGGGATCGATCCGGCGAACCTCTCGGCCGCTGCCTTTTCCGAATACAAGCCGGTGGCCGACAATGCCACCAAGGAGGGGCGTGCCAAGAACCGGCGTATTGAGATCACCCTGGTGGCCAAGGACTGATGGCTAAAAAGAGACACCAGGAAAAATCGGCGGCGGTCGGCCAATATCGTGCGACCCCTTTTGCCGCCTTGAAGGGGATGGACCTCTCCCGGAAAGAGCCGGATGCCGTGCCGCCTCCTTCCCGGCCTCTCGCCCATGAGGTGCAGCCGGTTGAGGAGGACAGTGAGCTGTTCCTGCGGGCCATGGCCGGCGTGACGGTGTCGCGCACGCAGCAGAGCGGGCGCAGGGGCGTTGATGGTAAGCGGGCGGACCGGCCGGCACCAGTTGAGGAGGGCGACAGTGACCTGTTCCTGCAGGCGATGGCCGGCGTAAGATCGCTGGGCGCTCCGCCGGGGGGGGCGGATAAGGGCAAAACGGCTTCCTCCGCCGCCGGTAGGCAGGCACGATCTTCTTCTCCTCCCGACGACGACCGGGAATCCGCAGAGTTGTTTCTGCAGGAGATCGGCCGCTTGAAACTGGAAACGAAATTCGTCGATTCTCCCTCCGCCGATGAAGAGTTGAAACCGTTGTCGGGCAATCGTCTGCGGCAGGTGAGGCGGGGCATTATTTCCGTTTCCCATCAACTCGACCTGCACGGTCTTACCCGGGAAGAGGCGCTGGCCGCGCTTCCCCGTTTCCTGGACGCGGCGCGGCACAGGGGGCAGAAGGCCGCCCTGGTGATTACCGGCAAGGGGATCAATTCTCCGGGTGAGCCGGTGCTGCAACAGGCGGTGGCCTCCTGGCTGCGGGACGCCGGCCGTGAGATGGTGCTTGAATTCGCACCGGCCCCGCGGGAGATGGGCGGAGGGGGAGCCTATGTGGTCTTTCTCCGGCCCCTGCCGCAATCCCCCGCCGCTGCCTGAACCGTATCCGGCCCGAAAAGCCGGCGGTGTGACTCAGGTTTTGCCAAACAAAAGGGACGCCTTCCGGCGCCCCTTTTGTCTTTCGTCCATCAGCCATTTTGGGGCATCGTGGCTTAATGGGCCGTCACATACTCCGCAATGGTGCGGGCGATGGTTTCTACGCTATTCTTGTCGTTGTTGAAGACCAGGTGATAAAAGCTCAGGTCGTGGGCATCCCGATCCAGAAAGTCGCGGATGAAGTTGTCCCGCTGTTTCTGCTTCCTGGCGATGATCTTTTCGGCCTCCTCGGCCTCAATACCCAGTCGGTTGGCAATGGAGCGCACCTTGAACCCCGGCGAGGCGTACATGCGAAAATGGAAGCAGTTCTTCAAGGGTTGGGTAACAATGGAACTGCCCCGGCCGAGGATGATCATATTGCCTTCTTCCGCCAGGGAAAGCACATGGCGGCACAGCACCCGGAAATAATCCTTTTCGCTTTTCCAGCGTGAAGAGAACGTCGCCAGTATCTCGTCCAGAAAACGGCTTTTTTCCCCCAGACTGTTCATGACGTTTGCGGACAGGTCGTGATTGTGGGCAATCTCCTCAAGAAGCCCCTTGTCCATGAGCATCCATGGTTCGCCGCGCTTCTTCTCCATGAGCTCCCGCAGGCATTCCGCCACAGTATATGCCTCGCAGCCGAACTCGCGGGAGATGGTGATGGTCTGCCTCGCTTTGTGCTTGTGGGGGGACGAAGCGCCCTGTTCCCGCCTGCGGCTGAATTCCAGTAGGGAACTGAGCCTCATCTCAACGGATGGTATCAAGAGTTTTTCCGGCATGGCGACCTCCGTATCCGCGAATTTGTTTGCCTGTGTCAAAACTGTAGCACAGCAATGGCGATCCGCAAGCACGCATGAGGAGCGGGACGGCGTCATTGACACCGACGGCGTGGCGCGGTATACCGATAGCCATCTTTCGGGGCCACCGCAAGCCATCAACCAAGGAGTTACCGTGCCATGATCACCCATATCGTCTTTTTCAAGCTGTCCGATGCCAGTGCCGAGAATCTTGCCGCTACCCGTGGGAAATTGCTCGGCATGCAGGGCAAGGTCCCCCAGTTGCGCCACCTGGAGGCCGGTATCGATGTCATCCGTTCGGAGCGCTCCTATGATCTCGCTCTGGTGACGAAGTTCGACTCCCTGGACGATCTCCAGGCTTACCAGGTTCACCCCTACCATGCCGGAGAGATCCTGCCCCACATGAAGTCGGTATGCTCCTCTATCGTTGCCGTCGATTATCAAGACTGACCGCTTTCAAAACCCTGTGTCTTGCCGTGATTGCGTAGTGATCGCACGGAGGTGACGCTAAAACTGTATACATTTTAACTTGACTAAACTTTCTTGCGATAGTAAAATTCAGTTCTACTCAGGCTAACACTGCTATTTATGGCATAATTACCTGTAACTACTGCATTTTTTTAGTATTGCCGTATCGCATTGCCACTGGGATTTTCAGGACGGTATGAGCCTGTAGACACTAAATGCAAACAGGAGGTAGAAGATGTCCGATTACGGTACTTTGCAAGATCGCGTACGCCACAAGTCACTTTTGAGCAAGGTCATGACGGCCGAAGAAACCATTCAGTTCTTCAAGCCGGGTATGAACCTGGGCTGGTCCGGTTTTACTCCCGCCGGTTACCCGAAGGTGGTGCCCATTGCCTTGGCTGATCATGTGGAAAAGAACAATCTTCAGGGCAAATGGAAATTCAACCTGTTCATCGGCGCGTCGGTCGGGGCCGAAACCGAAGACCGCTGGGCTACCCTCGACATGATTGATCGCCGCTGGCCCTATCAGACCGGCAAGAACATCGCCGCCGGCATCAATGAGGGTCGCATCCGCATGGGCGACAAGCACCTGTCCCTGTTCGCCCAGGATCTGGGCTATGGTTTCTACACAAAGGACAGCGAGACCGGCAAGCTTGATCTGGCCATCATCGAGGTTTCCGCCATCACCGAGGACGGCGGCCTGGTTCCCACCTCCTCCTGCGGCGTCATCCCCGAGATTCTGATGATCTGCGACAAGATCATCGTCGAGGTCAACACCGGCCAGCCCTCATTCGAAGGGATTCACGACCTGGTCTCCTGCGGTACTCCGCCGAACCGTCAGGTTCTCAATATCACCAAGGCAAACTCCCGTATCGGATCGACCTCCATCCCCTGCAATCCGAACAAGATCGTGGCTGTGGTCGAATCCAAGCTTCGTGACCAAGGACGCGCATTTGCCGAGCAGGACGATACCTCCGAAGCCATTGCAAACCACATCATTGATTTCTTCAGCCATGAAGTAAAGATGGGACGACTGCCGGACAACCTGCTGCCGATCCAGTCGGGTGTCGGCTCCATCGCCAACGCCGTTATCGGCGGTTTGGCCAAGGGCCCCTTCTACAACCTGTCCGTCTACACCGAGGTGCTTCAGGACACCATGCTCGACCTGTTCGACTCGGGCAAACTCGACGCCGCCTCCTCCTGTTCGCTCTCGCTTTCGGCAACACCGGGTTTCCCTAAATTTTTCGAAAATATGGACAAGTATTTCGACAAGATTACCCTGCGGCCGCTTTCCATCTCCAACGCACCGGAGCCGATCCGCCGCCTGGGGGTCATCGCCATGAACACCCCGGTAGAGATCGACATCTACGCCCATGCAAACTCGACCCTGGTCGGCGGTACCCGCATGATCAACGGCCTGGGCGGCTCCGGCGACTTCCTGCGTAACGGTTTCCTCAAGATGATGCACACCCCGTCGAGCCGCCCGAGCAAGACCGACCCGACCGGCATTTCGTGTGTGGTGCCGCACTGCTCCCACATCGACCATACCGAACATGACCTGGACTGCGTGATTACCGAGCAGGGCCTGGCCGACCTGCGCGGCCTCTGCCCGCGCGACCGCGCCAAGGTCATCATCGACAAGTGCGCCCATCCGGATTACAAGCCGATCCTCAGCGAGTACTTCGAGATGGCCAAAGCCGACTGCCTCAGGCGTAAGGTCGGTCATGAACCGCAGCTGTGGGACCGCGCCTTCAAGATGCATCTCAATCTGGAGAAGAACGGCACCATGAAGATCAAAAACTGGGACGTCAAAGTCGACCTGTGTGAATAACAGCCGATATCGTTTTTGCCCCAACCCCGCCGGTCTCTCCGGCGGGGTTTTTTCATTTTTCCCGGCTATTTACTGCTTGAACTTGTCATGCAGTTGTGCTTTAAATAACGCGGTTTGCCTGCCTGTCACCATATGATCATTTTACTCCCGGGGCGGTAGCGATGGCTGATGAGATAAGCGGTTTCCAAGGCGCCGTGGCGGGTCTTTCCCTCACGGACGTCATCCAGCTCAAGGGACACAACAAGTACACGGGCTGCATCACCGTCGAGTACGGCGAGCAAAAAGGCGCCATCTATTTTGTCGATGGCGAGATCATTCATGCCGAGCTGGGCGCGGAGATCGGTGAGGAGGCCATCTACCGGATCATCAAGTGGCCCGGCGGCGTCTTCGACATCCACCCTGAAATGACCTCCAACGTTTGCACGATCCATTATCGTACTGATTTCCTGCTGCTCGAGGCGCTTCGCCGTATGGATGAGGAAAATGCCGGAACGCCTGCGGCGAGCACCGCGGCGGCCCCGGCCGTGACGCCGCGGCGGACCATGAGCAAGCTGGCAGCGCGGCTTCAGGATATTCAGGCCGTGTCGTACGCGGTATTACTGGACAAGGAAGGCCGGCCGATCCAGGATAACAGTGTCGAGGCCGCGGCCCTGGCCGCCAAGGGGCTCTTCCTGGCCACCACCGGCAACCGCTTCGGTGAATTGATGGGTTTGGGGGATCTCAAGGCATCGGCCGTACAGACGAAGACGTATCACCTGCTGATGTACGACTCCAAACAACACTATCTCGGTATCGCCGTCAAACCGGAAGCCAATCTGGACAGCGTCGAAAGGGAAATCAAGGCGGTATTGATCCCCGGCAAGTAGTTTCCATCCGGAAACCTAAGTAGGAGACTGGCATCATGCAGGCAATCTTGCAGCATATAAACAGCGTTGAAGGTGTCATCGGCAGCGCGGTTTTCAGCGACAAGGGAGAGGTTCTGGCGCACGCTTTTCCGTCGTTGATCGATGTCCCGACCCTCAAAAAAGCCGCGGCCCTGACGCAGGAGGGCCTCTACGGGCTACAGATCGGGCAGACCCTCGATATCCTTGATCTGCGCTACGCCGAAGGTCGTATACTGGTTAAGGCCTTCCCCGGCGCCATGCTCTGTCTTCTGTGCGCCAAGAACATCAATCTCCAGGTCCTGTTCATTACCCTTAACCTTGCGGTCAAAAAACTGGAATCGCTTCTGCCGAAACCGGGAGTGCCTGCGGCCTCGGGGCAGCGGGCCGAGGTTCCCGCGGCTCAGGATGGCGCCGCCGGTACTCTCAGGCTGCGCGTCAGCCACTTGGCAAACAAGGAGGCCGGCAGCAGTTTCGACTCGCTCGGCATGATCGCCGTCAGTCAGCCGACGTCCAAATATATCACCGACTACTACAAGGCCCCGTTTAAAAAACTGAAGCTGGTCAACGAGGCTGTGGGTACGAGCGGGACATTTC
Encoded proteins:
- a CDS encoding acetyl-CoA hydrolase/transferase C-terminal domain-containing protein, which encodes MSDYGTLQDRVRHKSLLSKVMTAEETIQFFKPGMNLGWSGFTPAGYPKVVPIALADHVEKNNLQGKWKFNLFIGASVGAETEDRWATLDMIDRRWPYQTGKNIAAGINEGRIRMGDKHLSLFAQDLGYGFYTKDSETGKLDLAIIEVSAITEDGGLVPTSSCGVIPEILMICDKIIVEVNTGQPSFEGIHDLVSCGTPPNRQVLNITKANSRIGSTSIPCNPNKIVAVVESKLRDQGRAFAEQDDTSEAIANHIIDFFSHEVKMGRLPDNLLPIQSGVGSIANAVIGGLAKGPFYNLSVYTEVLQDTMLDLFDSGKLDAASSCSLSLSATPGFPKFFENMDKYFDKITLRPLSISNAPEPIRRLGVIAMNTPVEIDIYAHANSTLVGGTRMINGLGGSGDFLRNGFLKMMHTPSSRPSKTDPTGISCVVPHCSHIDHTEHDLDCVITEQGLADLRGLCPRDRAKVIIDKCAHPDYKPILSEYFEMAKADCLRRKVGHEPQLWDRAFKMHLNLEKNGTMKIKNWDVKVDLCE
- a CDS encoding Dabb family protein — translated: MITHIVFFKLSDASAENLAATRGKLLGMQGKVPQLRHLEAGIDVIRSERSYDLALVTKFDSLDDLQAYQVHPYHAGEILPHMKSVCSSIVAVDYQD
- a CDS encoding DUF4388 domain-containing protein, producing MADEISGFQGAVAGLSLTDVIQLKGHNKYTGCITVEYGEQKGAIYFVDGEIIHAELGAEIGEEAIYRIIKWPGGVFDIHPEMTSNVCTIHYRTDFLLLEALRRMDEENAGTPAASTAAAPAVTPRRTMSKLAARLQDIQAVSYAVLLDKEGRPIQDNSVEAAALAAKGLFLATTGNRFGELMGLGDLKASAVQTKTYHLLMYDSKQHYLGIAVKPEANLDSVEREIKAVLIPGK
- a CDS encoding roadblock/LC7 domain-containing protein — its product is MQAILQHINSVEGVIGSAVFSDKGEVLAHAFPSLIDVPTLKKAAALTQEGLYGLQIGQTLDILDLRYAEGRILVKAFPGAMLCLLCAKNINLQVLFITLNLAVKKLESLLPKPGVPAASGQRAEVPAAQDGAAGTLRLRVSHLANKEAGSSFDSLGMIAVSQPTSKYITDYYKAPFKKLKLVNEAVGTSGTFPVMVMNDMSQQYDGAIIVGPGIEKKLKVGEGDRIVVALG
- a CDS encoding Smr/MutS family protein produces the protein MAKKRHQEKSAAVGQYRATPFAALKGMDLSRKEPDAVPPPSRPLAHEVQPVEEDSELFLRAMAGVTVSRTQQSGRRGVDGKRADRPAPVEEGDSDLFLQAMAGVRSLGAPPGGADKGKTASSAAGRQARSSSPPDDDRESAELFLQEIGRLKLETKFVDSPSADEELKPLSGNRLRQVRRGIISVSHQLDLHGLTREEALAALPRFLDAARHRGQKAALVITGKGINSPGEPVLQQAVASWLRDAGREMVLEFAPAPREMGGGGAYVVFLRPLPQSPAAA
- a CDS encoding OmpA family protein, producing MQRRTIYLVVAALMALVLNGCVSQSKYQMKEDEAKGLSSELGDLKQRYGKLSADNSALKDEFDKLKAEAAGLAKDKQALTKDKNELEQVLKAKADTLSKNISDLRQKVADLEGENGQLRGEIAALQKAKEEKVKEVSSTYEHLLENMKSEIAQGQVTISELKGKLTVNMEAAILFDSGRADVKPDGIAILLKMVPTLKEVRDKSIRIEGHTDDVPIRSAQFPSNWELSAARAINVAKYLQQQGIDPANLSAAAFSEYKPVADNATKEGRAKNRRIEITLVAKD
- a CDS encoding AAA family ATPase, with product MPEKLLIPSVEMRLSSLLEFSRRREQGASSPHKHKARQTITISREFGCEAYTVAECLRELMEKKRGEPWMLMDKGLLEEIAHNHDLSANVMNSLGEKSRFLDEILATFSSRWKSEKDYFRVLCRHVLSLAEEGNMIILGRGSSIVTQPLKNCFHFRMYASPGFKVRSIANRLGIEAEEAEKIIARKQKQRDNFIRDFLDRDAHDLSFYHLVFNNDKNSVETIARTIAEYVTAH